The genomic region ATGGGAGCCCAAGAGTCCCGTGGGCCACCAGACAGCCTCTAGGCAGAGTTCGCTGCCCTGATTTGGACAAACAGGAAGGGGTGACTGGGCCACCCCAGGCACTCCTGGGACAGCTTATTTTCGTTAGAACCACTTACCTAAAATGGCGCTGTTGAGGGCGGCACACACAGGCTCCCTCTGGATGGGGTCAAGCTGCTGGCCAACTGGGCAGCTCCAGGGGTCTGAGTAGGCAAGCAGGCTAAAGGCATCCTAAGGAACAGGGCACTTCTGAGAAGACTGTGGTATGCACCAACACCCCCCATGGCTCCAGGGGGATACGGGGCCCTGCATGGTGTCAGGGAGGCACAAAATACCCCGATGTCCCATTTCCCACTGAGGTCTTATCTAGAGCTCACTCTCTCCTATTGCTGCTGCCCCCAGTGCCCTCCCAGAGTCACCACACCCCCGTACTACCAAACAGGGGCCCATTCTGTATGAAGGCCTGGCTTGCTCCATACCTGCAGCATCTCCGTGTGGGCCAAATTCTTGCCGTACTCCCGCCCCAGCTGCTCACTCAGTGCCTGCAACTCGCGGCCAAACAGGATAATTCTTTCCGTGGCCGCCTGATTGCCCCCGCAGAGCTGCCGCCGCGGATGCCCATCATCTGCACCCAGAGCCCAGCAGGGGGCACATTGGGAGGGCACAAAGAAACAAGGGAGAACTAGGGTGGGGACCCCAAAGAGAACATGGCAAGAAGGACCTaggttggggatgggggtggaagTGCACTACTGGTGGAGGCAAGCGAGGGCTAAGAGTCGCAGGGGGGCCACCCTGAGCTGAGCTGTTCAAAATCTACCCAGCATAGGGTCTAGGGGTCAGGCAGGACTTGGAAGctttccctctcccaccctaTGCAAGATGCAAGGGGTTCATAAGGGTACCTGCTCTCACCAACCCCCTCCAGCCACTAATGCGGGAACCTAGCCTGGGCAGCAGGCCGAGGTCTTCCCATCGCAAACACCCATTTGTGATGGCTACAGAGGCAGTGGATCAGCCTGCCCAggcccacccctacccccaccgaGGGGAGAGGGCACGGGGACTGAGCATGGTCACCTGTGGAACAGCGGGCGGGCGAGGGCACGGCCTTACCCATGCTGGACTCATCCGTCTGCAGGTCCTCATGCTTGTAGGCACCATTGACGATGCGTGTGGACATGCTCTCCAGAACACCGTTGGGGTAATGCTCCGCCTCCATCTCCATCTCACTGTCACTGTGGAGGAGGGTGGAGATGGGAGCTGGCTAAGGGAATGTGGTTGGAGCAGCCTGGGTGGGCCTCCATTGAGGCTTCAGCCACAGGCTGCTGTGGATAAACTGAGGTCCCCAAAGGGCATGAAAGGATAGCTCCCAGGTTCCCAGGCTCCAATGCTTGGGCCCTACTATGACGCCAGCCATCCCCAGAGGCTTGTCACCTCATTCCCACTCCAGTCGTGATGCTGTCTCTGTGACCCTTGTCCCCCCGGCCCTCCTCAGAGTTGGCACACCCCTTCTATGCACCTCTAGATCCCCAATGACCAGGGCAAGTGAGTCATGACAGGCATGTCTGGGAGCCAAACCCAGGTCAGCCTTGAAGCATGCCGGGGCGCTGAGAGCCACCTACAGTCTGCAGTCTACAACCTCTACCGGCCCAAACTGTCTGGCTGAGAGCTGAGCCCAGAAAAAACTCCTTTGGTATAGACCCTGGGGCATTCTGGGAGGCCTGGTATCCTTGGAGGCAACCACATTCTCAGTGCCAGCGCCTCTGAAGAAAGATGGGGCCAACGGAAGCGGCAGCTGAATCATGAGCTAGATGGGAAGCTGGAGCCAAAGCCTGGCCTGGCAGGTCCACAACTACTATTCCAGGCACAGAGCTGGCAGGGAAGTTGGGGATACAGGGCAGGGGGCTGCTCACAGGACAGGCTGCAGTGGGCACAGAGTGGGAGGAAGAAGCTGAGCAGAACAGGTACCTGGTCTCCTGGTTACTGGTACTGCTGTGGGGCTGGGACTTGGTGGAATCTGTAGAGTTGGACTCGGAGTAATTCACTGAGGAGGGAGATGAGGAGGATGACGAGGATGACGAGGATGAGGAGGAGCTGGGTGCAGGGTATTTACTGTGGTTCTGTTTGCTCTTGGTGGAGGCGACGCCGTTGCTGCAGCTGGGACTGTCTGCTCCTAAAAGCCGGGGGACGGTCAGAAGAGGAGGGCCAGCCTGCTGCCCAGCGGGGGCCCAGGAGTAACTGCAGTGGTCCCGTTTCCCATCCCCCCCACATCCGGCAGCAAGCCCCGAGCCCATCCTGGGGAAGGGTGTCTGGATGGCCTTGCTTCTCCACACCAGTTCTTCCCAGAGCCCTCCGGAGAGCGGCTGACCTGTGTTGTGCGTGTGGGAACTAGTGGGGCCGTGTCGGGGGCTGAGGCTGGGGGAGCCAGGGTAGCTGTCCTGGGACTTGGGGCTTCGAGAGCTCAAGCTGCGGACCTCACTGTCAGTCCCGTTCACCATCTCCACAAACTGTCGGCACCTGCGGAAGGAGCAGAGCAGCCATGCTCTGGGCTTGGTCCGGGTTGCATATTCCCACCACCAGTGGGGCAACGGGGGGAGCTGGCAGGGCCCCAAACTTACTTGAGCATGAAGAGCAGATTGGGATTATGCTCCAGCAGCCCCGGGTAGAAGCGCTGTGTGGTCTCAATGGCCTCCCCTACTCGGCCCTCCAGCACCAGCTTCTGAATCTCTGAGGAGAGAAAGAGCAAAGGCAGTGAGACAGCAGCCACAGACCCCCCACACATCTCCGCACTGCCAGGCCCGGGCACAGGCCAGCCGCCAGTCCAGTGGGTAGGCTGAGGGCGGCAAGCCCCCTGAGATGCTCACAGAAGAGACCGAAGAAAGAACCTGGCCACCAGGCCCACAACAGATCCTGGTTTCTGTCAAGTGTCAGGAGTCCTCAGAGAATCATGGGGAAAGGGAGGAGTGGGCGCCCCAGCCCAGAAAAGCAGGAGGGCAAGTTCGAAGGCCTGTGCCTATGGAACACAGGTTGCTGGGGGCCTGGCAGGGGCAGAGGTCTTGGCTATGAGAGTGTAATCTGGGAGTGGGCACCTGGGCAGCTTTgtggcctgacaggctcctcttaAAGCCAGACTCCTCTCCTCAGGCCTCATAGGGATGGCAATGGGAGTTCATGGTCTCTGGGCTGGCGCCCACGGCTCAGTGGTGTTCAGGGGCTGCAGCAGCCTCTGCTGAGAGAGGAGACCACCCTCCTCACGCTGGCAGCTCCGGCATTGACACGTCTCAGGCCcttggctggagaaggcaatggcaccctactccagtactcttgcctggaaaatcccatggacagaggagcctggtaggctgcagtccatggagtcgctaagagtcggacacgactgagcgacttcactttcacttttcactttcatgcattggagaaggaaatggcaacccactctagtgttcttgcctggagaatcccagggacggggagcctggtgggctgccgtctatggggtcgcacagagtcggacacattaGCAACAACAAGGCCCTTGGCATCGTGCTCCTGCCCTGGGGCCTGGTGCGTCTTGCTGGGAGGGCCTTCTGGGTCTAGGCCTCTCTCACTCACAGACCTCAAGTCTGGGATCCCTTCCCGTCTGCCAGGCTGGGCACAGATTCtctgagagacacagacacatcCACATGCACAGAGACACAGGCTCCAAGAGACCCAGgcaggcacacacagacacgtgTCCACACACCTACTCTCCCTCACTCTCCACTCCTCGCCCGATCTCCTTTCTGGGCTGTTTCCTCTTTACCCACACCCTCCTCCACAAAAGAGCCCCGCCCCCGCACACAGCAGGCAGGCCAGTACGAACACCAGGAAAGCTTCCTTGGGCTCCTTCAAAGGCAAAGGGCAGGCGCAGAGGTGGGAAGCAGAGAGTTCTACCACAGCGGCCATGGAGCATCAGCCTTCCCCGTCTGAAAACTTGATCCCCTCTCTGGCCAGGGGCAGGCAGAATGACTGAGGTTGAGTAAATGGTGGACAAGGCAGGGCACTGGACTGGTAAGATGCAAACACACTCTTTCCAGAAGACCATGAATGGGGGGCTTAGTGGAATCCAGAATGCCAGGGGAAGGAAAGAAGCATGGAGGCGGGGGTAGCCAGCCACACAGGGCCCAGCTTGCGGCCAGCCATCAAAGAGTGCATTAGGACGCCTGCACGGAGACATCCCATGCTGGGACAGTCCCTGGGGGCCGTGTTGCCTTGAAAGAGGGACAGAAGCAGGGCCCAGGGCTGGGTGGTGGGCTGGTCTTCTGGGGAGGATCTGAGCTGAATAGACTCCTGACAGGTTACCCAAGGCTGCCACGAGCCAAAGAGCAGGGACAGGTGAGGGAGGGAAGGTAGGGGCAGAGGAGAGTCAACCTTACTTTGTCTGTTCTTTATGGATGCTTGTTCTTCCTGAATCGGGGTTTCAGTCATTCGGGCAAAAGCCGTGGCCGTGGCACAATACCCATGATGCACCAGGTAAGACGAGACCATGctagaaaaaaggaaatgctCAAGGTTGACACTTAAGAACTGCATTTCTCACTGACCCCCTGGCGGGACAGACTATCTCCCTAAACATATCTTAAAGATGCATTCTCCACAGAATGAGAATAAAGGagctgaaacaaaatgaaaacttccCCCAGGGCTCATGCAGtcaggcagggggaggggcaggtcaCCAGGGTGGTCCTCGCCGCTTGAGGAGTGGCTGCAGTTCTCTGGGTTATGCTGCCCACAAGCGGGCAAGTGTGGTAACACGAGTACATAAGGAAAGCACAGACCGTCTCGTCTCAGAAGCAGCCGCCTCCTGTGACCTGCGGCAAACCCAGAGACAGCTGCTGTGAGCCTCTCCGAGGGCTTCCTGGGAGGGCAGCCAGCCAAGCAGTCTGGCAGCAGCCCAGATGGGGATGAGGCATGCCACGTGCGTACCTTCTCCAGACACAGGAGCTCCTGTGCAGGCGCCCCACATGCCTGGCAGAAGCATTCCAGCTCAGGTGAGCCTGGCCCTCAGGAGTGCTGGCTCTAGAGGGTGATGGGGAGCTAACCCATGACCCAGGTTACTCCACAAAAGACCACAAATCTAGGGTCCGTCCAGAAGCCACAGTTTCAGGCAGTAACATGGCCAACAGGAACACAGTCTTTGGGAGATGGCCCTGAGAAACCTGATGCCCAGAAATCATTTAATCCCGCCTGAAACTGGCACACATAAGCAGCGGCACACGTGGAGCCCTCGTGTCTGACGTGCACGAAAGTGAACAACTTGGGGTGTGCATATGTCAATGTCATTATTGTAACTGCCCAAGCCGAATGTCTGTAGGGCTGTCCTGTGGAAGGCTCAGAAGTTCAGCTGGGTGTTCCCTTATGTTTTAATGGGTAAATGAGACGATCCATATAGAGTGCCTAGCACAAAGCCAGAAGTCAATATATATGACCTCTTATTATGAAATTATGTATTCATAACATTTTCTTACAAAtaagaattataataattatactaTTAAAAACACAAGGGCAAAAATTCTTGACAAAACAAGGTTCAGATGAggccatacacatatacacatatcagaGGCCACTAAAATGTATAGTCCCCTTGATTCAGTAATTCTACTTCTTGAAAGGATAcccagaaaataatcttaaatatgGAAAACTCCTAATGTATAAAAGGGTGACCTACCTAAGCGAGAGAGAGGAAATAACCTGAAGCTACCACCAAGGGAAGCCACCCAAGGGGCTTGTGGAAAATGTGTCTGTGAGATAATGTAGCCATTAACAATGCCCCTAAAGTGAAATTATATGAAGTCATAGGATATGGGTTATATGAAATACTTAGCAAATACTACCTAtgaacacacacaggcacacagatacatacacatcAACAAACACACCCATGTGCTGAGGCCAGGACCTGTCAGCTGAGAGCGTCAGCCCCTTCCCCACACAGCTGGGGCAGCTCACCCTTCCCCTTGCCTGTCCCAGCAAGCCTACTGTGGGGACTGGCACCATCTGGCCCTCCAAGGAGGGGCTGCTTCTAAGTTCTGGGGCTGGGGACAAGATGGAGTCATGCTGCTATTCCTGAGAAGGCTCTGGCCACCTACCACCTGCCTCAGTCCTCGCACAATATCCATCCCTCAAGAAAGGCTGCATGAAGAACCGAGTGtataccccacccccaccccctggacTCTAGGACCCTGGCATCTAAGGCCAATGACCCGGGCTAGGAGGGGACCAGCCTTCCTCTGTTCATCCTTGAAAGCCAAAACAAACTAACCCACATCCTGGCAGAGTGGGTACAGCTCATTGCCCCACTCAGGCCTGCAGCTGGCAAGTGGAAGAGAGATCTGTATCTGACCTCCCTTGGGCGTCTCAGTAAGACTGGCCCCCAAGAGAGTCTGGGAATTAATCAGCCAAGAGTCAGCTAGGTGGGCCCTAGGGAGGTCTCTCTTCCCACCACCACTGCTGCAGATCCAAGGGGTTTAGGTGGATCCGACCCTGAGCAGTGACCTGAGGCCAGAGTCATGGCATGACAGGTACTCCCTATGACGGAAAAAAAGTCCACAAAGGAAGAGGCCACAGGGCATCCTAGTACATCCTCTGCAAGATGAGCTGGGGAAGAGAAACAGCCTTGCCAGTGATATTATATCCAGGGACTTCTGACCCAGTGGAGGGGCACAGGCTCAACCAGGAGCAGCTCTGGAGAAGTGAACTAAGAGAGGGGCAGGAAAGCAGCAGGCAGAGTCATCCTGGGAGTGCTTTCCAGAAGGAGCACTACTCACTAGAGTTCACAAGAGCAGCTTGCAGCAGTTCAGGGGTCTACAGGAGAGTGAGGCCcttgggagggggcagggagggaaaggGCAGGGGCGGGGGACTCACTTCTGCAGCACCGCCTGCCACTCGCCAAGCCGGGCActgatggggaagcagtggacaGTGCCCTGGACCTTGGCACGCCACTCCCGCATGTAGTCCTCAATGTCAAACAGGAAGGGCTGCTGCCCAAAGTTGGCGTCCACAATCTCCCCGGGTGTCTGCAGGCCTACGGTGGGGTAGAGGTTGGCCTGAGGAGGAGAATGAAATGTCAGTTGGGCCCTGAGGGCAAGCGGGGGCAGCAGGGCCTCGCCTCATCTCACCCCTGCACAGAGCAGGGAGGCGTTGGCTCCTGCAGGCCGCTGCTTCGGCTCTGAGAGAACTGCAACGTGACCGGGGGGAGGCAGGGCTAAGCCAAGTGCTGCCCACCTCCCGAGCAGAGAAACTGCTCCCCAGAGTTAgaggggaaaaagcaaaagaaaagccaGGCTCGATGCAGAGTCTCCTTCCCTGCATTAGAGGCTGTAGTATCCCCAAAACCCAAGGCCCCCATTTGGGACTTGGCCAGGGCACACCGAGGCAGGCCAGACCCCACCACCCTGCAGGCATGCCTGTGAAAATCTGTTGCAGGGGTGGGTGATGGCTCCTCTCAGAGCGATCAGGACCAAGTATCCctttaccacacacaaaaaaggggTTATGAGGGGGCAGGAAAGGATGCGGGGAgacaggaaaggaagggaagaaggggagaGTAGGGCCAAGGGCATTAAGTGGTTTGGACCCTCTGACAATGGAAAAGGGTAAAGAAAGGCCCTTCCTGTCTGAGGCTCACTTAGAGGAGGATCTTCTGGCCAGAGGACGTCTGGGCATGTCCTCTGGGTGTCGGGCTCCCTGCTTCCCTGGACCAGGTTCTACCAGGTCACTCCCTCACACCTCCTATGGCTCCCATGCTACAGCCCACTGTCTCGCCAACATCCTCCCCATCGTCCCCGGGCTCCCAGTTTTCTCTTCCACCTTCCATCATCAGGCCCCATATCATTCCTATCACGTGCTGTTACCACACTCTGGGCTCAGCCTTTCCAGCACTTGGCAGAGAGTGCTGTCACACACATGTCTGAGCGTTTCATGTCACATCTCCAACACTAGACCCTTCCCCACTCAGGGTCAGAATTCTCCTCCTGTGTCTGTGTGCTTCACCTAGGACCACAGCCCACCCTTTGGGGACTCCAGACAGGAGGGAAGGATTTTGATACACAGACAGAAGTGCTGTAAACTGAGCTTGAGGAGGGCCCTCAGATCATGAGGGCATTTCCTATTCCTAGAGCATCACAGGGGTGCCCAGGATCCCTAAGTAGCCCCCAGGGCCAGCAAACCCTTCCTCCTTCCAGAACCAGCCAGGGCACACGGCCAAGCCAGACTCCCACCATTCTGGGTGGAGGCCCTGCATGTGACAAAGCCGGGGATGACTCACAAGCAAGAAGGACTGGGGTGCAGGAGGTGGGATGAGCCCTGAACTAAGTCAGCAGGAAAACCTGACCTTTTCCCCATAAAGCTCATTTCTCTGGCTCAGGGGTACCCTGCATGGTAGCAGGCTCACTCCCCAAGGGTGCTGGCTTTCCTCAGGGATCTCAGATGGGGATGTACACGGATCCAGCTCCCTAACACTTAAGGAACAATTTTCTATACTCTGCCCGCAAGTCCACTGGGTGTAAGCCACACAGAACTGGTTCAGACCAGCCAAGCCATGGAGCTACCTCATCTCTGCCTACACCGTCCCCAACCTGCCAGCTGCCTCTGGAAATGCCACAAATCATGGTCACCTGCTAAGAGTCACGGAGGAAGACCAGGCCTTGCTGCTGgagagagaaggctggcaggGCCCCTTACTGATACTTTCAAGCTGATGGCACAGCACATACCGCtggctggggagagggcaggaccCCACTGTGCCTACACTATGCCTGTCAGCCCCCAGCGGCCAGAGCGGAAGATCCCACAGCAGTACTTACCGGGAGGTCTGTGAAGGCTATACCTGCGGAGGGAAAGAACAGTCATCAGACCATGTGGTGGATTCCCACACCTCTGTGGGCCCCCAGAGGGCCTGTCACAATGGCTGGGAGAGGGGCTGGTCACCACATCTCCCCTATGGTGGATCCAGGGCCAGCATGAGCCAGGGCCTGGTAGGTTTACACCCTGGCCAGAAGTGAAGTCTGATATTTGGGTATTTATCCACAGCATTTCTATCCTCTCGGGGAAAATCTGCTAGGAATAACCAACACCCAAATGATAGATCCTGAGGACTCTCCAGGCCGGATCACACTCTCTTGATTCAACACATATTTCTGGACATGTACTCTGCATGCCAGGCTCTTTTCCACCCATTACCTCATCTGATCCTTAGACCAACTCTGGTGCTAACTAAAGGAGTGCTTAGTTAGGTGTTAACATCTGGGGCTTAGACCAACTAAGGCAGCAGGCtttcttatccccattttacagatgtagaaagtAAGCCTCAGCAGTTAAATGATTTGCCAGCAGTCATAAAATCAGCAGAAACTAGTCTTTCGTGCCAACACTGACAGAGAAGTGGCGACAGAGGGTGGCAGCTGCCCATCTTCAGCCCCTACAGCTCAGAGATTCTGAGCTGACAAGCCCAAGTTAACACTGGCCTGTGCACCCTCTGAGCCTTGCTGCCGAGAAAAGAGGCTGTGTTTCTAGGGACCCCAGTCCTGAACAGGAAGTGAGGGTAGAGGGGAGCAAGACCTAAAATGTATCAGCAGGCCCGAGCAGGAGAGGGGCCTCGGTATATAAACCAGAGCATTTATGTTTTGCAGGTTGAGAAATGACTCAAAGCCAAAGGAGACTCTCCCAAGGACTCATAGTCTTcccattttttaagataaattcttATTACATCCTCTAAGTTCCTAAGCTTCTGGCCTGAGAGATTTTCAAACCACTGACTACTTAGAGCTCCCTGTCTTCTCGCTCAGCTCCAcccagaaaagaaatggaaacccagcaGGACAAAAGAATAGGTAAGGGTCTGACAACAGGTCTCCCAGGAAACCTTGGGCCAGAATCCTGACAGCTAGCCAGCGCATCCCATGTGCTtcctctgtgctgggcacttAGTTCACCTCTTCCAAGGAAGCATTTAATTATCAGAACAGGCCTGGAAGGTTGTATACTGTCTCTGACACCGGTTTACGTATGAAAAAACCAAGGCGCAGAGAAATGTTTACATTCTTTACTGGGCTATTTTGCTCCTCAGTGAAGGAAGTTCATAAACCCATGATCTGCCTGCCTGTGGCCACTTCCGGCCCCATGTGCATAGTCAGTGGTCACAGAACCAGCAGGATGGACTCTGGAAGCCCCTCAATGTCCACCCACCAGGTCTACATGGGAGCTGCCCCCACGGACCTCAGTGTGGCCGGGCTACTGCTGCTATGCTCCCAGGCTCGTGGAGAGGCCCACAGAACTCTGGAAGAAGGGGGAGTCCAGGCTCTATCAATTACCTGCTGTGTGATCTCTGATAAGCTACCCCACCTTTCTGAGCCTATCTGACAAAAGAGGGTAATGATACACCCAACACCCCAAGAAAGGAGAAACGGATTCTCTGTGAAAGCTGCCTTGTAAACTGTGAGGTCCAGGTATAAGCTGACTGGACTTGCACCACAGGGCAAGGCACCTGCCAAGCTCCTGCCCAGGGGATGACCTACCCAGGTCGCCTAGCTCTATCTCACACTGGCACTTGGGAAGGCATCCATGAGGATGAGGAGAAAGGATACTCCACCCCCTATTGCACTGGACAAGGGCAACACTGCTTCCCACAGCCCTGCAGGTCTCCAGGAGTCTCCACAAAGCCACTGTGATAGCAAGATATGAAATGGCCCATGGGAAGATCTGAGAAGTCCAGGCAAAGATCCAGGATGCAAACAGGACATACAAACCCATTGATGAGAAGTACCCTGAGCCAAAGACACAAAGCTCAGGGATCACTGATGCTGAGGATATAAAGAAGCTGTATAAAAATTactctggggactttcctggtgatccggtggttaagaatccatacttctactgcagggggtttGATTCTTATCCCTAaccagggaactaaaatcccaaggtttgcaggaaaaaaaaaaaattattctggaaGCACAGGGACCACTTGTGAGTGAGACATCAGTCTCCATTCACTCAGAACATTCATTTGTCCTCCCGTCAAGTATTTGCTGAGACCTCGCAGAAACCAGGCCCTGCGTGAGGCACTAGGAAACCAG from Bos javanicus breed banteng chromosome 18, ARS-OSU_banteng_1.0, whole genome shotgun sequence harbors:
- the RANBP10 gene encoding ran-binding protein 10, translated to MCRGVAGSKASCRTGTRFPCGPGWLSGHWLSGADLVLLFPAPSDTIAAPSKMAAATADPGAGSPQVGDSSGGATGCGLPSPGEQELSRRLQRLYPAVNQHETPLPRSWSPKDKYNYIGLSQGNLRVHYKGHGKNHKDAASVRATHPIPAACGIYYFEVKIVSKGRDGYMGIGLSAQGVNMNRLPGWDKHSYGYHGDDGHSFCSSGTGQPYGPTFTTGDVIGCCVNLINGTCFYTKNGHSLGIAFTDLPANLYPTVGLQTPGEIVDANFGQQPFLFDIEDYMREWRAKVQGTVHCFPISARLGEWQAVLQNMVSSYLVHHGYCATATAFARMTETPIQEEQASIKNRQKIQKLVLEGRVGEAIETTQRFYPGLLEHNPNLLFMLKCRQFVEMVNGTDSEVRSLSSRSPKSQDSYPGSPSLSPRHGPTSSHTHNTGADSPSCSNGVASTKSKQNHSKYPAPSSSSSSSSSSSSSSPSSVNYSESNSTDSTKSQPHSSTSNQETSDSEMEMEAEHYPNGVLESMSTRIVNGAYKHEDLQTDESSMDDGHPRRQLCGGNQAATERIILFGRELQALSEQLGREYGKNLAHTEMLQDAFSLLAYSDPWSCPVGQQLDPIQREPVCAALNSAILESQNLPKQPPLMLALGQASECLRLMARAGLGSCSFARVDDYLH